DNA from Rhodobacteraceae bacterium M382:
ATACAATTCTGTTGTCAAAGGGGCGATATCAGGCCCGGCTTGGTCAGTCGGATGATGATCTGATCCGGGCGCAAAACCTGCGCGGCCTGTGTTTTCGCAGGGATGGCGTGGATCAGGACAGCTATGACCCCGGCTGTGTCCATGTTCTGGTCGAAGAACGCGTCACCGGCCGTCTGGTCTGTTGCTTTCGCATGTTGATGTTGCAGAACGGAGCCGATGTACCCCACAGTTATTCGGCCCAGTTCTATGATTTGACAGCGCTTTTTGGATTTCCGGGCTCGATGGTCGAATTGGGACGTTTTTGTATTCACCCTGATCACGCCGATGCTGACATCCTGCGTGTGGCCTGGGGGGCAATGACGCAGTTCGTGGATCAACATGGCGTCGAAATGCTGTTTGGATGTTCCTCGTTTGTCGGGACGCAGGCCGATCAATATCTGGATGTCTTTGCCGTACTGAAGCACCGGCATCTGGCACCGGAACGGTGGTTGCCCCGGATCAAGGCACCGGACGTCTTTCGGTTTGCCGCCCAGGTGCGCCGTCCACCAGATTCGCAAAAGGCCCTGC
Protein-coding regions in this window:
- a CDS encoding GNAT family N-acetyltransferase, yielding MPTRDTILLSKGRYQARLGQSDDDLIRAQNLRGLCFRRDGVDQDSYDPGCVHVLVEERVTGRLVCCFRMLMLQNGADVPHSYSAQFYDLTALFGFPGSMVELGRFCIHPDHADADILRVAWGAMTQFVDQHGVEMLFGCSSFVGTQADQYLDVFAVLKHRHLAPERWLPRIKAPDVFRFAAQVRRPPDSQKALQKMPPLLRTYLLMGGWVSDHAVVDQQMNTLHVFTGLEINAIPPARKRLLRAVAG